One Lysobacter enzymogenes DNA segment encodes these proteins:
- the lptA gene encoding lipopolysaccharide transport periplasmic protein LptA, with amino-acid sequence MKRKPANLPALCLAALLLVPAASAYARSSDRNQPMNVDADRSDCSVASDTGPCVLTGNVVIVQGTLQIKSAKADIKRANGDISYVTLTGSQVTLKQELDDGSPFNGRANKVDYDMPKDIVILTGNAFVDKAGDTIKSERIVYNMKTGQVESGGTGSRVSMQLQPKNKDASASPASKPAPAPAKPAPAKPAPAKKGGG; translated from the coding sequence TGCCTGGCCGCCCTGTTGCTGGTGCCGGCCGCGAGCGCGTACGCGCGCTCCTCCGACCGCAACCAGCCGATGAACGTGGACGCCGACCGCAGCGACTGCTCGGTCGCCAGCGACACCGGCCCCTGCGTGCTCACCGGCAACGTGGTGATCGTGCAAGGCACGCTGCAGATCAAGTCCGCCAAGGCCGACATCAAGCGCGCCAACGGCGACATCAGCTACGTCACCCTGACCGGCTCGCAGGTCACCTTGAAGCAGGAGCTCGACGACGGCTCGCCGTTCAACGGCCGCGCCAACAAGGTCGACTACGACATGCCCAAGGACATCGTGATCCTCACCGGCAACGCCTTCGTCGACAAGGCCGGCGACACGATCAAGAGCGAGCGCATCGTCTACAACATGAAGACCGGCCAGGTCGAGAGCGGCGGCACCGGCAGCCGCGTGTCGATGCAGCTGCAGCCCAAGAACAAGGACGCCTCGGCTTCGCCGGCGTCCAAGCCCGCGCCCGCACCGGCCAAGCCGGCGCCGGCCAAGCCCGCCCCGGCCAAGAAGGGAGGCGGCTGA
- the lptB gene encoding LPS export ABC transporter ATP-binding protein: MLVAQGLRKAYRQREVVRDFGLTLDAGEVVGLLGPNGAGKTTCFYMIVGLVPADAGTIVLDGKDITSEPMYARAKYGVGYLPQEPSVFRKLSVADNLRLVLELREDLDKAGIEREQASLMEELQITHVADQLGASLSGGERRRVEIARALAARPRLMLLDEPFAGVDPISVGEIQRIVRHLKNRGIGVLITDHNVRETLGICDRAYILNDGGVLAQGAPDALLANPDVRRVYLGDSFRL, encoded by the coding sequence ATGCTGGTCGCCCAGGGCCTGCGCAAGGCGTACCGCCAGCGCGAGGTGGTGCGCGATTTCGGCCTCACCCTCGACGCCGGCGAGGTGGTCGGCTTGCTCGGCCCCAACGGCGCCGGCAAGACCACCTGCTTCTACATGATCGTCGGCCTGGTGCCGGCCGACGCCGGCACGATCGTGCTCGACGGCAAGGACATCACCTCCGAACCGATGTACGCGCGCGCCAAGTACGGCGTGGGCTACCTGCCGCAGGAACCCTCGGTGTTCCGCAAGCTCAGCGTCGCCGACAACCTGCGCCTGGTGCTGGAACTGCGCGAGGACCTGGACAAGGCCGGGATCGAGCGCGAGCAGGCCAGCCTGATGGAAGAACTGCAGATCACCCACGTCGCCGACCAGCTCGGCGCCAGCCTGTCCGGCGGCGAGCGCCGGCGCGTGGAGATCGCCCGCGCCCTGGCCGCGCGGCCGCGGCTGATGCTGCTGGACGAACCCTTCGCCGGCGTCGATCCGATTTCGGTCGGCGAGATCCAGCGAATCGTGCGCCATCTCAAGAATCGCGGCATCGGGGTGCTGATCACCGACCACAACGTGCGCGAAACCTTGGGCATTTGCGACCGTGCGTATATCCTGAACGACGGCGGCGTGCTCGCGCAGGGGGCTCCGGACGCGCTGCTGGCCAATCCCGATGTCCGTCGCGTGTACCTGGGCGACTCCTTCCGTCTGTGA
- a CDS encoding RNA polymerase factor sigma-54, producing the protein MKPRLQASLGQQLVMTPQLRQAIRLLQLSAVELEAELASAVESNPLLDWTEPAAPEPGEPVHASTVTSSSSTEDSTGGEGPGPESTPEPEWTMDDGETWYERVGPSDHDDDSSAAEQVADAETLLDHLLWQLHLSPLSPRDRSIGVAIIEAIDDDGYLREPLQAIADSLAPELSVGEDEVMTVLHQVQRFDPVGTGARSLAECLGLQLGTLSDDTPGKALAQQIASGPLERLPRVGVAGLAAELKLDPAQVETAVQLLRSLDPRPGAQMGAISTDTYVTPDVVIWRQHGLWRVALSEAMRPRISIHRGYEGMIRHASAADASYLRGHLQEARWLLKSLEARGDTLLKVARCLLKQQAAFLEFGDSALRPLTLREVANEIGLHESTVSRAIARKYARTPRGTVPLRAFFASGIDTGAGGEASSTAIQAMIRRLIEAENPRKPLSDARLAETLKATGVPVARRTVAKYREAMSIPSSQDRVRMG; encoded by the coding sequence ATGAAGCCCCGCCTCCAAGCCTCCCTCGGACAACAGTTGGTGATGACGCCGCAATTGCGGCAGGCGATCCGCCTGCTGCAACTGTCGGCGGTCGAGCTGGAAGCCGAATTGGCGAGCGCGGTGGAAAGCAATCCGCTGCTGGACTGGACCGAGCCGGCCGCGCCCGAGCCCGGCGAGCCGGTCCACGCGTCGACCGTCACATCCTCTTCCAGCACCGAGGACAGCACCGGCGGCGAAGGCCCCGGGCCTGAATCCACGCCCGAGCCGGAATGGACCATGGACGACGGCGAGACCTGGTACGAGCGGGTCGGCCCGTCCGACCACGACGACGACTCGTCCGCGGCCGAGCAGGTCGCCGACGCCGAGACCCTGCTCGACCACCTGCTGTGGCAGTTGCACCTGAGCCCGCTGTCGCCGCGCGACCGCAGCATCGGCGTGGCGATCATCGAAGCCATCGACGACGACGGCTACCTGCGCGAGCCGCTGCAGGCCATCGCCGATTCGCTGGCGCCGGAGCTGAGCGTCGGCGAGGACGAGGTCATGACCGTGCTGCACCAGGTGCAGCGCTTCGATCCGGTCGGCACCGGCGCGCGCTCGCTGGCCGAATGCCTGGGCCTGCAGTTGGGCACGCTGTCCGACGACACCCCCGGCAAGGCGCTGGCGCAGCAGATCGCCTCCGGCCCGCTGGAACGGCTGCCGCGCGTCGGCGTGGCGGGCCTGGCCGCCGAACTCAAGCTCGACCCGGCCCAGGTCGAGACCGCGGTGCAGTTGCTGCGCTCGCTCGATCCGCGCCCCGGCGCGCAGATGGGCGCGATCTCCACCGACACCTATGTCACCCCGGACGTGGTGATCTGGCGCCAGCACGGCCTGTGGCGGGTCGCCCTGTCGGAGGCGATGCGTCCGCGCATCAGCATCCATCGCGGCTACGAAGGCATGATCCGCCACGCCAGCGCCGCCGACGCCAGCTACCTGCGCGGCCACCTGCAGGAAGCGCGCTGGCTGCTCAAGAGCCTGGAAGCGCGCGGCGATACCTTGCTCAAGGTCGCCCGCTGCCTGCTCAAGCAACAGGCCGCGTTCCTGGAATTCGGCGACAGCGCGCTGCGGCCGCTGACCCTGCGCGAGGTCGCCAACGAAATCGGCCTGCACGAATCCACCGTCTCGCGCGCGATCGCGCGCAAGTACGCGCGCACCCCGCGCGGCACCGTGCCGCTGCGCGCGTTCTTCGCCTCCGGCATCGACACCGGCGCCGGCGGCGAGGCCTCCAGCACCGCGATCCAGGCCATGATCCGGCGCCTGATCGAGGCCGAGAACCCGCGCAAGCCGCTGTCCGACGCGCGCCTGGCCGAGACCCTCAAGGCCACCGGCGTGCCGGTGGCGCGGCGCACCGTGGCCAAGTACCGCGAGGCGATGAGCATCCCGTCGTCGCAGGACCGCGTGCGCATGGGCTGA
- the hpf gene encoding ribosome hibernation-promoting factor, HPF/YfiA family, whose translation MRIETHGQQIEVTPALRDYVESKLARLQRHYDQPFDVRTQLSLDKPDHRAEATLNLAGRTLHCDAAAVDMYAAIDLLADKLDRLLMKHKSKLVDHHRGESLARNGEIGEIG comes from the coding sequence ATGCGTATCGAAACCCACGGCCAGCAGATCGAAGTCACGCCCGCCCTGCGCGACTACGTGGAATCCAAGCTGGCCCGTCTGCAACGCCACTACGACCAGCCTTTCGACGTCCGCACCCAGCTCAGTCTCGACAAGCCCGACCACCGCGCCGAAGCTACCCTCAATCTCGCCGGCCGCACCCTGCATTGCGACGCCGCGGCAGTAGACATGTATGCCGCCATCGACCTGCTCGCCGACAAGCTCGACCGCCTGCTGATGAAGCACAAGAGCAAGCTGGTCGACCACCATCGCGGCGAAAGCCTCGCCCGCAATGGCGAAATCGGCGAAATCGGCTGA
- a CDS encoding PTS sugar transporter subunit IIA → MPLYDLLSAERVAILGSPGDRNAVLETAARLLSGGDPRTAAALDLGLRERERLASTAIGHGVAIPHGRTPLLETSCGAFLRLAQPVDFGAADGEPVDLVLAMAVPEHHVQQHLQLLAELAERFADPDFRDCLRSAPDAAELSHRLLDCCRRSAA, encoded by the coding sequence ATGCCGCTTTACGACCTGTTGAGCGCGGAGCGCGTTGCGATCCTCGGAAGCCCCGGCGATCGCAACGCGGTGCTCGAAACCGCCGCCCGCCTGCTGTCCGGCGGCGACCCGCGCACCGCGGCCGCGCTGGACCTGGGCCTGCGCGAGCGCGAGCGCCTGGCCAGCACCGCCATCGGCCACGGCGTGGCCATTCCCCACGGCCGCACGCCGCTGCTGGAAACCAGTTGCGGCGCGTTCCTGCGCCTGGCCCAGCCGGTCGACTTCGGCGCCGCCGACGGCGAGCCGGTGGATCTGGTCCTGGCCATGGCCGTGCCCGAGCACCACGTGCAGCAGCACCTGCAACTGCTGGCCGAACTGGCCGAGCGTTTCGCCGATCCGGACTTCCGCGACTGCCTGCGCAGCGCGCCGGATGCGGCCGAACTGAGCCATCGCCTGCTCGACTGCTGTCGCCGCAGCGCGGCGTGA
- the hprK gene encoding HPr(Ser) kinase/phosphatase, with protein MSKSIRAGELFEQQREKLALRWIAGQRGDGRLVEAVNTVARRPSLAGYLNAIYPNKVQILGTEELTWLDGLDSRLRWETIEKIIQYRPLALVISKDQPCPEDLRIAAEESDTPLWASPRRGHELLNHLQYHLARALAPQITLHGVFMEIYSIGVLITGESGSGKSELALELVTRGHRLVADDAPEFTQIAPDVLDGTCPDMLQDLLEVRGLGVLNIRQMFGDTAVKNNKYLRLIVHLTKPMSEPKATGIERLTGDTSLRRVLDLDVPMITLPVMPGRNLAVLTEAATRLHSLRMKGLDPAAAFIARHSNFLERGES; from the coding sequence ATGAGCAAAAGCATCCGCGCAGGCGAACTGTTCGAACAGCAGCGCGAGAAGCTGGCGCTGCGCTGGATCGCGGGCCAGCGCGGCGACGGCCGCCTGGTCGAGGCGGTCAACACGGTCGCGCGCCGGCCGTCGCTGGCCGGCTATCTCAATGCGATCTATCCCAACAAGGTGCAGATCCTCGGCACCGAGGAGCTGACCTGGCTCGACGGCCTGGACTCGCGCCTGCGCTGGGAAACCATCGAGAAGATCATCCAGTACCGGCCGCTGGCGCTGGTCATCAGCAAGGACCAGCCCTGCCCCGAGGACCTGCGCATCGCCGCGGAGGAAAGCGACACTCCGTTGTGGGCGTCGCCGCGGCGCGGGCATGAACTGCTCAATCACCTGCAATACCACCTCGCCCGCGCGCTGGCGCCGCAGATCACCCTGCACGGGGTGTTCATGGAGATCTACTCGATCGGCGTGCTGATCACCGGCGAATCCGGATCGGGCAAGAGCGAACTGGCGCTGGAGCTGGTCACGCGCGGGCATCGGCTGGTCGCCGACGATGCGCCCGAATTCACCCAGATCGCTCCCGACGTGCTCGACGGCACCTGCCCTGACATGCTGCAGGACCTGCTGGAAGTGCGCGGCCTGGGCGTGCTCAACATCCGCCAGATGTTCGGCGACACCGCGGTCAAGAACAACAAGTACCTGCGCCTGATCGTGCACCTGACCAAGCCGATGAGCGAACCCAAGGCCACCGGCATCGAGCGCCTGACCGGCGACACCAGCCTGCGCCGGGTGCTCGACCTCGACGTGCCGATGATCACCCTGCCGGTCATGCCGGGCCGCAACCTCGCGGTGCTGACCGAAGCGGCCACGCGCCTGCACAGCCTGCGCATGAAGGGCCTCGACCCCGCCGCGGCGTTCATCGCCCGGCACAGCAACTTTCTGGAGCGCGGAGAATCGTGA
- the rapZ gene encoding RNase adapter RapZ, with translation MSGSGKSVALNTFEDLGFYCVDNLPAELLPQFVQNVIKAEDGMPTKLAVGIDVRNRHSDLANIPEWLSAVGALGADPRLVFFESSDAVLLKRYADTRRRHPLSQFGLALADAISLERQVLKPLRQIADAIVDTSEFNIHQLRRHVITEFGLGVEAGMSLLFESFAYRRGVPADADFVFDARALPNPHWNPALRPLSGRDAGVRDYLETQADVQLYVEQVGQFLDTWLPRLQGDSTRSYATIAFGCTGGRHRSVYLAERMAEHARLRGWNEVAVHHRELD, from the coding sequence ATGTCCGGCTCGGGCAAGTCGGTGGCGCTGAACACCTTCGAAGACCTGGGTTTCTACTGCGTCGACAACCTGCCGGCCGAGTTGCTGCCGCAGTTCGTGCAGAACGTGATCAAGGCCGAGGACGGCATGCCGACCAAGCTCGCGGTCGGCATCGACGTGCGCAACCGCCACAGCGACCTGGCCAACATCCCCGAGTGGCTGTCGGCGGTCGGCGCGCTCGGCGCCGATCCGCGCCTGGTGTTCTTCGAATCCAGCGACGCGGTGCTGCTCAAGCGCTACGCCGACACCCGCCGGCGCCATCCGCTGAGCCAGTTCGGGCTGGCCCTGGCCGATGCGATCTCGCTGGAGCGGCAGGTGCTCAAGCCGCTGCGCCAGATCGCCGACGCCATCGTCGACACCAGCGAATTCAACATCCACCAGCTGCGCCGCCACGTCATCACCGAATTCGGTCTGGGCGTGGAAGCGGGCATGTCGCTGCTGTTCGAATCCTTCGCCTACCGCCGCGGCGTGCCGGCCGACGCCGACTTCGTGTTCGACGCGCGCGCGCTGCCGAACCCGCACTGGAACCCGGCGCTGCGGCCGCTGTCCGGACGCGACGCCGGCGTGCGCGACTATCTGGAGACCCAGGCCGACGTGCAGTTGTATGTCGAGCAGGTCGGCCAGTTCCTCGACACCTGGCTGCCGCGCTTGCAAGGCGACAGCACCCGCAGCTACGCCACCATCGCCTTCGGCTGCACCGGCGGCCGCCACCGCTCGGTGTACCTGGCCGAGCGCATGGCCGAACACGCGCGGCTGCGCGGCTGGAACGAAGTGGCGGTGCATCACCGCGAACTGGACTGA
- a CDS encoding PTS sugar transporter subunit IIA has translation MSVGVLLITHTGVGSAMLQVAGRLLNPLPLRAEAFEVPFDADLDQLLPQASAALRRVDGGDGVLLLTDLYGASPSNLAARVARLGTPVRRVSALNLPMLLRVMNYAELDLDQLPAVAAAGARNGVLHDDA, from the coding sequence ATGTCCGTAGGCGTCCTTCTCATCACCCACACCGGAGTCGGCAGCGCGATGCTGCAGGTCGCCGGCCGTCTGTTGAATCCGCTGCCGCTGCGCGCCGAAGCGTTCGAAGTGCCCTTCGACGCCGACCTCGACCAGTTGCTGCCGCAGGCCAGCGCGGCGCTGCGCCGGGTCGACGGCGGCGACGGCGTGCTGCTGCTGACCGACCTGTACGGCGCCTCGCCGAGCAACCTCGCCGCGCGCGTGGCCCGGCTCGGCACGCCGGTGCGGCGGGTCTCGGCGCTGAACCTGCCGATGCTGCTGCGGGTGATGAACTACGCGGAACTGGACCTCGACCAATTGCCCGCGGTCGCCGCGGCCGGCGCCCGCAACGGCGTGCTGCACGACGACGCATGA
- a CDS encoding HPr family phosphocarrier protein: MIERELTVSNRLGLHARATAKLVQVLSAFRSNATLTAKGREVNAKSIMGVMLLAAGQGTHVKLRVDGEDEANAAEAVVALFERRFDEDS; this comes from the coding sequence ATGATCGAACGCGAACTCACCGTTTCCAACCGACTGGGCCTGCACGCCCGCGCCACCGCCAAGCTGGTGCAGGTGCTGTCGGCCTTCCGCAGCAACGCCACGCTCACCGCCAAGGGCCGCGAGGTCAACGCCAAGAGCATCATGGGCGTGATGCTGCTCGCCGCCGGCCAGGGCACCCACGTCAAACTGCGCGTCGACGGCGAGGACGAGGCCAACGCGGCCGAGGCCGTGGTCGCCCTGTTCGAACGCCGTTTCGACGAAGACAGCTGA
- the ptsP gene encoding phosphoenolpyruvate--protein phosphotransferase → MRQEFHGVGASRGSALGRARVRLPHALEVAEERIGRDQVESELARLHAAIDTVRGEIHVLRERLHGALAHEVGEFLDLHTLLLDDPELLQGLDALIRTGHYAADYALRLQRDRIASVFEAMDDAYFRSRVDDIDQVIGRIHAALHRRDHDTQGVAGEILIADNVAPAELAQLQTQGVMAIVTSAGSALSHSAILARSLHLPLVVGTAQALLKINDGDAVVVDGGTGTVILEPNADDLRAHRARVRELARERKQLHRLRREPTITLDGVDIKLYANAESREDVAEAHALGAAGVGLYRTEFLFLQRHELPDEDEQFRAYRDVVLGMTGRVVTIRTLDLGADKADKTGLALRDEPNPALGVRGVRLSMARDGLLETQLRAILRASGYGPLRVLVPMVSATEEMRAVRALLDKVAADLRREGHEIAERVPLGAMIEVPAAALALPAFIGAVDFLSIGTNDLVQYLLAVDRNNEALGDMYTPLHPAVLRVIRDVIKLAKTRGKPVAVCGEMAGDPAFAPLLLALGLEEFSLHPATLLELRRAIRGLSLERLRKRAPALLRARDRAGIEAWLRA, encoded by the coding sequence ATGCGGCAGGAATTCCATGGAGTCGGCGCATCGCGGGGCAGCGCGCTGGGGCGCGCCCGGGTACGGCTGCCGCATGCGCTGGAAGTCGCCGAGGAACGCATCGGCCGCGACCAGGTCGAGAGCGAACTGGCGCGGCTGCACGCGGCCATCGACACCGTCCGCGGCGAGATCCACGTCCTGCGCGAGCGCCTGCACGGCGCGCTCGCGCACGAGGTCGGCGAGTTCCTCGACCTGCACACCCTGCTGCTCGACGACCCGGAGCTGCTGCAGGGCCTGGACGCGCTGATCCGCACCGGCCACTACGCCGCCGATTACGCCCTGCGCCTGCAGCGCGACCGCATCGCCTCGGTGTTCGAGGCGATGGACGACGCGTATTTCCGCAGCCGCGTGGACGACATCGACCAGGTCATCGGCCGCATCCACGCCGCCCTGCACCGGCGCGACCACGACACCCAGGGCGTGGCCGGCGAGATCCTGATCGCCGACAACGTCGCCCCGGCCGAACTGGCGCAGCTGCAGACGCAAGGGGTGATGGCGATCGTCACCTCCGCCGGCAGCGCGCTGTCGCACAGCGCGATCCTGGCGCGCAGCCTGCACCTGCCGCTGGTGGTGGGCACCGCGCAGGCGCTGCTGAAGATCAACGACGGCGACGCGGTGGTGGTCGACGGCGGCACCGGCACGGTGATCCTGGAACCCAACGCCGACGACCTGCGCGCGCACCGCGCGCGGGTGCGCGAGCTGGCGCGCGAGCGCAAGCAGCTGCACCGGTTGCGGCGCGAGCCGACCATCACCCTCGACGGCGTCGACATCAAGCTCTACGCCAACGCCGAATCGCGCGAGGACGTGGCCGAGGCGCACGCCCTCGGCGCCGCCGGCGTCGGCCTGTACCGCACCGAGTTCCTGTTCCTGCAGCGCCACGAGCTGCCCGACGAGGACGAACAGTTCCGCGCCTACCGCGACGTGGTGCTGGGCATGACCGGCCGCGTCGTCACCATCCGCACCCTCGACCTGGGCGCGGACAAGGCCGACAAGACCGGCCTGGCCCTGCGCGACGAACCCAATCCGGCGCTGGGCGTGCGCGGCGTGCGCTTGTCGATGGCGCGCGACGGCCTGCTGGAGACCCAGTTGCGCGCGATCCTGCGCGCGTCGGGCTACGGCCCGCTGCGGGTGCTGGTGCCGATGGTCAGCGCGACCGAAGAGATGCGCGCGGTGCGCGCCCTGCTCGACAAGGTCGCCGCCGACCTGCGCCGCGAAGGCCACGAGATCGCCGAGCGGGTGCCGCTGGGCGCGATGATCGAGGTGCCGGCCGCGGCGCTGGCGCTGCCGGCGTTCATCGGCGCGGTCGATTTCCTGTCGATCGGCACCAACGACCTGGTCCAGTACCTGCTGGCGGTGGACCGCAACAACGAAGCGCTCGGCGACATGTACACGCCGCTGCATCCGGCGGTGCTGCGGGTGATCCGCGACGTGATCAAGCTGGCCAAGACGCGCGGCAAGCCGGTGGCGGTGTGCGGCGAGATGGCCGGCGACCCGGCGTTCGCGCCGCTGCTGCTGGCGCTGGGGCTGGAGGAATTCAGCCTGCACCCGGCCACGCTGCTGGAACTGCGCCGGGCGATCCGCGGGCTCAGCCTGGAACGCTTGCGCAAGCGCGCGCCGGCGCTGCTGCGCGCGCGCGACCGCGCCGGCATCGAGGCCTGGCTGCGCGCCTGA